A stretch of DNA from Thermococcus sp. Bubb.Bath:
GACCTTTCCAGGCTCGTACCTAACGCTCCTCGGGAGCCTCGTGAGTTCCTCCGGCTTGTACCTGATCTCCATTCCAACCACCCCAAAGGGTTTAAGGGAGGAACTTAAAGCTCCTTCGGTGAGTGAAATGGTGACGAGAATATTCGTAACGGGGCCGGCCGGAGTCGGTAAGACTACGCTCGTCGAGAGAGTCGCGAGGGAAGCTGACCGCTGGGGATATATCGTCGGCGGGATAATAACCCAGGAAGTGCGCAGGGGAGGTAGACGTGTGGGGTTCAAGATAACTGCCCTCGACACTGGGGAAGAGGGAACCCTCGCCAGCATAAGGGGCACTTCATATCTGCCGGGCGTTCCATTTGGAAAGTACGTCGTCCACGTCGATGAGATTGAAAGGATCGCCGTTCCGGCGATAAGGAGGGCGCTCGTTGAGGCCGACTTAATAGTTATCGACGAAATCGGCCCGATGGAATACGAGAGTGACGAGTTTGCCAAAGCCGTCGGGGAAGTTCTGAAGTCAGAGAAGCCCCTCCTCGCGGTCGTCCACAGGAAGTTCGTCGACAGGTTCAGGCCGCTCGGAGAAGTCCATACGCTGAGCTTTGAGAACAGGAACGCGGAGTTCGGGATAATCCTGGACAAGGCAATGAAAGAGCTGAAGGGTCTCAGAGGTTGAGGGAGTCCTTACAGCTCTCGCAGACCCACTTTTCCTGACCCTCGATGTAGACCTTGTAGAGGGGCCCGTACTGGCCGCATATCTCACAGATACCGTAAACCTCTGTTTCCTCCTCGGTCTCTTCCTCTTCCTCGCTGTTCATGTTGTTGAGGGCCGAGAGAAGGTCAGCCGCTGTAACAAAGCCGATGGGTTTTCCAAGCCTGGTTACGAGTAGTCTCCTTATGCCCTTGTCCATCATCCTGTCGATAGCGTCCTGGATCGTGTAGTCATCCTCTATGGTTATGGGGTTCTCTGTCATGACGTCATTCACAAGGACTTTCTTGGGATCCTTACCCCTGGCAACGACCTTGTCGAGGATGTCACGGTCGGTTATTATCCCTACAACTTCCTTATTCTTGTCCACCACGACGGCACTCCCTACCTTATTGCGGGCTAGGATTCTGGCCGCCCTGTGAACGGTATCCTCCGGCCTTACGAGTACTGCCTTTCTCTTGACTATCTGGCCCACGGTGATCTCTGCCATGCTACCACCCCTTCAGCGGGAGTTGGGGAGGAAACTTAAAAACGTTTTGGAATTCTCCTCTTCAAAAGGTAGTAAGAGACCAGGAACACTGCTACAAACGCCACAAACGCCAGAAGAAGCGGAACCCACCCATGACCTTCCCCCGATGGAGAAACAGAACTACCAGTGTAGTTGCCCGGGCTGCTGGTGACGGGGATTGGGGTACTGCTCGATGTGTGGGGAGCACCACCAGTTGAAACTACCGAAGTGTTGATAGTTTTAATCGCTGTTGAATTCCCCGCGATAATCCGGGAGGTGGCGGATTCCGAACCTGTAGTCACGTATAGGGTGGAATTCATGTCAGGAGTGGGAGAATGCCCAACGTTCGAAACATTGGAGACTCCACCGATGTTGCGCACAAAGGGACCCGGAAAGAGAAGCTTTTTGGATGCCTCGTATACAAGCGCCGAGATGAACGCGGCAACGCTCAGGCTTATCACGTGGAGCTTCTCGATGGCGGGGAGTTTTTTAGT
This window harbors:
- a CDS encoding NTPase yields the protein MVTRIFVTGPAGVGKTTLVERVAREADRWGYIVGGIITQEVRRGGRRVGFKITALDTGEEGTLASIRGTSYLPGVPFGKYVVHVDEIERIAVPAIRRALVEADLIVIDEIGPMEYESDEFAKAVGEVLKSEKPLLAVVHRKFVDRFRPLGEVHTLSFENRNAEFGIILDKAMKELKGLRG
- a CDS encoding cyclic nucleotide-binding/CBS domain-containing protein, with the protein product MAEITVGQIVKRKAVLVRPEDTVHRAARILARNKVGSAVVVDKNKEVVGIITDRDILDKVVARGKDPKKVLVNDVMTENPITIEDDYTIQDAIDRMMDKGIRRLLVTRLGKPIGFVTAADLLSALNNMNSEEEEETEEETEVYGICEICGQYGPLYKVYIEGQEKWVCESCKDSLNL
- a CDS encoding winged helix-turn-helix domain-containing protein codes for the protein MGFLGEKRVIDINDETARVLAQIITNDKALAILHALEDGPKSISELSMELGFPLSTVSYHIERMLRVGLVEVAGVKYGKRLQEVKLYRASNRPILLVPRRQAVKVTKKLPAIEKLHVISLSVAAFISALVYEASKKLLFPGPFVRNIGGVSNVSNVGHSPTPDMNSTLYVTTGSESATSRIIAGNSTAIKTINTSVVSTGGAPHTSSSTPIPVTSSPGNYTGSSVSPSGEGHGWVPLLLAFVAFVAVFLVSYYLLKRRIPKRF